CGCGGCGAGCGCGACACCCATCGCGCCGACCGGTTGCAGGCGTCCGGTCCAGGTGGCGATGAGCATGCGCACGGTGATCAGCGCGGCCACCGCGCCGGCGATGGGGCGGGTGATGCTCAGCAGCGCGGTGGTGTGATCACCCAGGCCGAGCAGGACGCCACCGAAGCCGGTGATGATGCCGATCGCGGTGGGCAGTGACATCCAGCTGCGCACCGCGCTGGCGGTGTTGACGGTGTGGATCCAGCCGAAACCCAGGCCGGAGGTATAGCTGACGAACAGTGTGGTGACCGCGGTGATCGCGAAAAGTACCGCGGCGGAGGTCAGCAGCGGCCGCCAGCCGCGTCCCCAGCGCCGGGCCAGGGCCATGCCGACGAATCCGAGCGCGATGATCGAGGTGATCTTCACCGCCGACGACAGGGTGATGACCACCGTCCCGAAGGTCAGCAGCAGCCATCCGCGCTGATCGAATCCGCCGAGTCCGGCACTGCGTTCGGTGGCCAGCGCGCGCAGGCAGAACTCCATCCCGGCCAGCATGAGACCGAGCATCAGCGCATCGTTGTGCACGCCGCCGACCAGGTGGAACAGTACGAGCGGATTGGCCGCGCCGAGCCACAGCGCGCTGACGGGCGCGACTCCGCAGCGTCGCGACAGCCGCGGCAGCGCCCACACGATCAATGCCACACCGGCCAGCGCCAGCAGCCGGTGCGCCCAGACGCCGACGATGATGTTGTCGCCGGTCACGTGCGCGATACCGCGGCCCATCCAGACGAACAGCGGCCCGTACGGGGCCGGGGTGTCGCGCCAGATGTTGGGCACGTTGTAGGTCAGGACGTTGTGCAGGCCGAGGCCGGTGGCCGGACCCACCTCGTAGGGATCCAGTCCGCGGGCGGCGATCTCGCTCTGGGCCAGATAGGAGTAGACGTCGTTGGAGAACAGTGGTGGCGCCACCGACAGCGGGATGATCCACAGCAGCAGCGTGCGATCGAGCTGGGACCGGCTCAGCCGGTGCACCGGAGAACCGCCGAAACCGCCGACCGCGAACCGGCCGAGCAGCAGCCAGGCCATCACCACGAAGACGGTGCCGATCATGCACAGCGCCAGTGACGAGGTCTGCCAGCGCGCGAACACCCCGATGACCCGGACTCCGGACACCGGATTCTGCAGGACCGGCTGGGCCGCGACGCCGAGCGCGCTGATCGCCATCAATACCGATCCGGTGGCACCGAGCAGCCGGATGCGGGTGAACTGCGCGGTCTCGCGCGCGTCCAGTCCGGGCGCGTCGGGCTCGACGGTGTGCAGCACCGCGATGGTGTGATCGGCGGGCGGCACGTCCAGGCCGAGTGCCCGGCGTCCGATCTCGATGCTCCTACGCCATGCGCCTGCCACAACCGCCACGGAGGTCAAGCGTAGCGGGGTCGGGCGGCGTATCCGTCACAACGTCGCGGGGCGGACTGTGGCGTATTGCACGGGCGGGTAACGCCCTGGTGAGAGCAGTGCCGGACCGCTGGTCAGGGGACCCTTACTAGAATGCGGGAAGTAATTCCGTCACACTGATGTTGTGAAAACCGTGGGTTTGCGGGAGAACGAGGTGAATACCGGGCGTCGGCAGGACGCGCGGTCTTCGGCCGCGCCCGCCGCCGGCGAGGGGCATACACGCGCTGCCGTCGTGCGGCTGCTGCTGGAGGAGGGGCCGATCACCGCGACCGCGATCGGTCGCCGATTGGGCCTGAGTCCGGCCGGTGTGCGCCGCCATCTGGACGCGCTGATCGAGTCCGGCGAGGCTCGGGCCATGCGTTCGGCGCCGTGGCAGCAGCAGGGTCGCGGCCGTCCCGCCAAGCAGTTCCAGCTGACCGCCGCCGGTCGAGGCCGGCTCGGGCACGCCTACGACGATCTGGCCGGCGCCGCCATGCGGCAGCTGCGTGAAATCGGCGGTGAAACGGCGATCATGGATTTCGCCCGTCGCCGCGTCGGCGTGATCGTCGCCGGTATCGACCGCCTCGCCCAGCACACTCCGGCGGCGACGGCGGACAAGGCCGGTGAGATCGCCGAGGCGTTCAGTGATGCCGGATTCGCGGCCACCACCCGCGAAGTCGGCTCCGGAGTGCAGATATGCCAGCATCACTGCCCGGTGTCGCATGTGGCCGAGGAGTTCCCGGAACTGTGCGCCGCCGAGCTCGAGGCGTTTCGCGAGTTGCTGGGCACCCACGTGCAGCGACTGGCCACCATCGCCAACGGTGACTGCGCCTGCACCACCCACGTCCCCCTGTCCGTTCCCCCTACGAGCACCGCCTCTACGAGCACCGCTCAGCCCGCACCCCGCACCGTTGCACAGCCCGCAACGGCCGCTCGAAACGACTCCGGAAGGAGTGCCGAATGACGTCGACCACCACGGCGAGCCGTGAATCCGATGCGCCCCAGAATCAGCCGCTGACCCAAGAGGAGACCATCGCCTCGCTGGGGACCTACGGCTACGGGTGGGCGGATTCGGATGCTGCCGGCGCCAGCGCCAAGCGCGGCCTGTCCGAGGATGTCGTGCGCGATATCTCGGCGAAGAAGAACGAGCCCGAGTGGATGCTCGACGCCCGCCTGAAGGCGCTGCGGATCTTCGATCGCAAGCCGATGCCGAGCTGGGGTTCCAATCTCGAGGGTATCGACTTCGACAACATCAAGTACTTCGTGCGCTCGACCGAGAAGCAGGCGGAGAGCTGGGAAGATCTGCCCGAGGACATCAAGAACACCTACGACAAGCTGGGGATCCCGGAGGCGGAGAAGCAGCGTCTGGTCGCCGGTGTGGCCGCGCAGTACGAGTCCGAGGTGGTCTACCACCAGATCCGCGAGGATCTCGAGGCCCAGGGCGTGATCTTCCTCGACACCGATACCGGTCTCAAGGAGCACCCGGAGATCTTCCAGAAGTACTTCGGCTCGGTGATTCCGGCCGGTGACAACAAGTTCTCCGCGCTCAACACCGCGGTGTGGTCGGGCGGTTCGTTCATCTACGTGCCGCCGGGCGTGCACGTCGACATTCCGCTGCAGGCCTACTTCCGGATCAATACCGAGAACATGGGCCAGTTCGAGCGGACGCTGATCATCGTCGACGAGGGCGCCTACGTGCACTACGTCGAGGGTTGCACCGCCCCGATCTACAAGTCCGACTCGCTGCACTCGGCGGTCGTGGAGATCATCGTCAAGAAGGGCGGCCGCTGCCGCTACACCACCATCCAGAACTGGTCGAACAACGTCTACAACCTGGTCACCAAGCGGGCCAAGGCGGAGGCGGGAGCGACCATGGAGTGGATCGACGGCAATATCGGCTCCAAGGTCACCATGAAGTACCCCGCGGTCTGGATGACCGGCGAGTACGCCAAGGGCGAGGTGCTGTCGGTGGCGTTCGCGGGCGAGGGCCAGCACCAGGACACCGGTTCGAAGATGCTGCACCTGGCGCCGAACACCTCGTCGAACATCGTGTCGAAGTCGGTGGCGCGCGGCGGTGGCCGGGCGTCCTACCGCGGCCTGGTCCAGGTCAACAAGGGCGCGCACGGGTCGAGGTCGACGGTGAAATGCGATGCGCTGCTGGTGGATACGATCAGCCGCTCCGACACCTACCCCTACGTCGACATCCGCGAGGACGACGTGACGATGGGGCATGAGGCCACCGTCTCGAAGGTCTCCGACGACCAGCTGTTCTACCTGATGAGCCGCGGTCTCACCGAGGACGAGGCGATGGCGATGGTGGTGCGTGGCTTCGTCGAGCCCATCGCCAAGGAACTGCCCATGGAATACGCCCTCGAACTCAACCGGCTCATCGAGCTGCAGATGGAAGGAGCGGTCGGCTAGTGAGTGAGCTTGCGAACGAGCAGATCAACACAGCCGGAATTCCCATGAACAACGTTGCTGTCGCGGGCGAGGCCCGCGTCCCGGCCGTCAACAAGGGCGAGCTGTTCGCCTCGTACGACGTGGCCGCCTTCGAGGTGCCCTCGGCGCACGACGAGGCGTGGCGGTTCACTCCGCTGCGCCGGCTGCGCGGTCTGCACGACGGCACCGCGGTGCGCGACGCGCAGGCCGGTGTCGAGGTGGAGGCGGTCGACGGGGTGACCGTCGAGACCGTCGGCCGCGACGACGCGCGCCTCGGGCAGGGCGGTGTGCCCACCGATCGCATCGCGGCCCAGGCCTATTCCGGCTTCGAACAAGCGACCGTGGTGTCGGTGGGTGCCGAGACCGAGATCGCGCAGCCGGTCGTCGTCACGATCACCGGCCCCGGTGAGAGCAGAACCGCCTTCGGTCATCTGCAGATCCGCCTCGGCAATTTCGCGGTCGCCACCGTGGTCATCGACCAGCGCGGCAGCGGAACCTACGCCGAGAACGTGGAATTCGTACTCGGCGACAGCGCCAAGCTCACCGTGGTCGCGGTGCAGGACTGGGCCGACGACGCGGTGCACGTGACCGCCCACCACGCCGAGCTCGGCCGCGACGCCGTGCTGCGGCACACCGCAGTCACCCTCGGCGGGGATCTGGTCCGGTTCACCGCGACCGTCCGCTACGCCGGCCCGGGCGGCGACGCCGAACTGCTCGGCCTGTACTTCGCCGACGACGGCCAGCATTTCGAGCAGCGCCTGCTGGTCGACCACGCGCAGCCGCACTGCAAGTCCAATGTGCTGTACAAGGGTGCGCTGCAGGGCGATCCGACGTCGTCCAAGCCCGACGCCCGCACCGTATGGGTCGGCGATGTGCTGATCCGCGCCGAGGCCGAGGGCACCGACACCTACGAGGCCAACCGCAACCTGGTGCTCACCGACGGCGCCCGCGCCGATTCGGTGCCGAACCTC
The genomic region above belongs to Nocardia spumae and contains:
- the sufD gene encoding Fe-S cluster assembly protein SufD, translating into MNNVAVAGEARVPAVNKGELFASYDVAAFEVPSAHDEAWRFTPLRRLRGLHDGTAVRDAQAGVEVEAVDGVTVETVGRDDARLGQGGVPTDRIAAQAYSGFEQATVVSVGAETEIAQPVVVTITGPGESRTAFGHLQIRLGNFAVATVVIDQRGSGTYAENVEFVLGDSAKLTVVAVQDWADDAVHVTAHHAELGRDAVLRHTAVTLGGDLVRFTATVRYAGPGGDAELLGLYFADDGQHFEQRLLVDHAQPHCKSNVLYKGALQGDPTSSKPDARTVWVGDVLIRAEAEGTDTYEANRNLVLTDGARADSVPNLEIETGEIIGAGHASATGRFDDEQLFYLRARGIPEEAARRLVVRGFFHEIIQKIAVVELRERLESAIEAELAAIGV
- the sufB gene encoding Fe-S cluster assembly protein SufB, yielding MTSTTTASRESDAPQNQPLTQEETIASLGTYGYGWADSDAAGASAKRGLSEDVVRDISAKKNEPEWMLDARLKALRIFDRKPMPSWGSNLEGIDFDNIKYFVRSTEKQAESWEDLPEDIKNTYDKLGIPEAEKQRLVAGVAAQYESEVVYHQIREDLEAQGVIFLDTDTGLKEHPEIFQKYFGSVIPAGDNKFSALNTAVWSGGSFIYVPPGVHVDIPLQAYFRINTENMGQFERTLIIVDEGAYVHYVEGCTAPIYKSDSLHSAVVEIIVKKGGRCRYTTIQNWSNNVYNLVTKRAKAEAGATMEWIDGNIGSKVTMKYPAVWMTGEYAKGEVLSVAFAGEGQHQDTGSKMLHLAPNTSSNIVSKSVARGGGRASYRGLVQVNKGAHGSRSTVKCDALLVDTISRSDTYPYVDIREDDVTMGHEATVSKVSDDQLFYLMSRGLTEDEAMAMVVRGFVEPIAKELPMEYALELNRLIELQMEGAVG
- the mptB gene encoding polyprenol phosphomannose-dependent alpha 1,6 mannosyltransferase MptB, producing the protein MAVVAGAWRRSIEIGRRALGLDVPPADHTIAVLHTVEPDAPGLDARETAQFTRIRLLGATGSVLMAISALGVAAQPVLQNPVSGVRVIGVFARWQTSSLALCMIGTVFVVMAWLLLGRFAVGGFGGSPVHRLSRSQLDRTLLLWIIPLSVAPPLFSNDVYSYLAQSEIAARGLDPYEVGPATGLGLHNVLTYNVPNIWRDTPAPYGPLFVWMGRGIAHVTGDNIIVGVWAHRLLALAGVALIVWALPRLSRRCGVAPVSALWLGAANPLVLFHLVGGVHNDALMLGLMLAGMEFCLRALATERSAGLGGFDQRGWLLLTFGTVVITLSSAVKITSIIALGFVGMALARRWGRGWRPLLTSAAVLFAITAVTTLFVSYTSGLGFGWIHTVNTASAVRSWMSLPTAIGIITGFGGVLLGLGDHTTALLSITRPIAGAVAALITVRMLIATWTGRLQPVGAMGVALAAIVLLFPVVQPWYLLWAIVPLAAWATTAAFRVPAVIFSAVVSVMLMPRGADFGVFQIIEAAVAVVVVSLGFIAVTRNILPWRSRTGVSAPSQPGPAYGVSS
- a CDS encoding helix-turn-helix transcriptional regulator encodes the protein MGLRENEVNTGRRQDARSSAAPAAGEGHTRAAVVRLLLEEGPITATAIGRRLGLSPAGVRRHLDALIESGEARAMRSAPWQQQGRGRPAKQFQLTAAGRGRLGHAYDDLAGAAMRQLREIGGETAIMDFARRRVGVIVAGIDRLAQHTPAATADKAGEIAEAFSDAGFAATTREVGSGVQICQHHCPVSHVAEEFPELCAAELEAFRELLGTHVQRLATIANGDCACTTHVPLSVPPTSTASTSTAQPAPRTVAQPATAARNDSGRSAE